A window of the Yersinia rochesterensis genome harbors these coding sequences:
- the purT gene encoding formate-dependent phosphoribosylglycinamide formyltransferase, translated as MLTIGTALRPNATRVMLLGSGELGKEVAIECQRLGLEVIAVDRYADAPAMHVAHRSHVINMLDGAALKQLVEQEKPHYIVPEIEAIATDMLVELENMGQKVVPCAEATRLTMNREGIRRLAAEKLQLPTSSYRFAATESAFRQAVSEIGYPCIVKPVMSSSGKGQSLIRNEQQLQAAWDYAQQGGRAGGGKVIIEGLVHFDFEITLLTISAVDGIHFCAPIGHRQEDGDYRESWQPQMMSDIAVARAKEIASQVVTALGGYGLFGVELFVCGDEVIFSEVSPRPHDTGMVTLISQNMSEFALHVRAFLGLPIGTIRQYGAAASAVILPELTSHNIAYHGLETALVGDTQIRLFGKPDIAGKRRLGVALAVADDIDSAIEVAKRAASAVVVTDK; from the coding sequence ATGCTGACTATTGGAACCGCTCTGCGCCCGAATGCCACCCGTGTCATGTTGCTTGGCTCTGGAGAGCTGGGTAAAGAAGTGGCAATTGAATGCCAAAGGCTGGGGCTGGAAGTGATTGCGGTTGATCGCTACGCCGATGCACCCGCGATGCATGTTGCTCATCGCAGCCATGTGATTAACATGCTGGATGGCGCAGCGCTCAAGCAGTTGGTCGAGCAGGAAAAACCGCACTATATCGTGCCGGAAATTGAAGCTATCGCCACAGATATGCTGGTTGAGTTAGAGAATATGGGCCAGAAGGTTGTGCCCTGCGCCGAAGCCACTCGTTTGACCATGAACCGCGAAGGTATTCGCCGTCTGGCTGCCGAAAAGCTGCAATTGCCCACCTCCAGCTACCGCTTTGCCGCTACCGAGAGTGCATTCCGCCAGGCGGTCAGTGAGATAGGTTACCCGTGCATTGTCAAACCGGTGATGAGTTCCTCTGGTAAAGGCCAGAGTTTGATTCGTAATGAACAGCAACTTCAGGCCGCATGGGATTACGCGCAGCAAGGTGGCCGCGCGGGCGGCGGTAAAGTGATTATCGAGGGATTGGTACACTTTGATTTTGAAATCACCTTGCTGACCATCAGCGCGGTTGATGGCATCCACTTTTGTGCGCCTATTGGTCATCGTCAGGAAGATGGCGATTACCGTGAGTCCTGGCAGCCACAAATGATGAGTGATATTGCAGTGGCGCGGGCGAAAGAGATTGCTTCCCAAGTGGTCACGGCGCTAGGTGGCTACGGGCTATTTGGGGTGGAATTGTTTGTCTGTGGCGATGAGGTTATTTTCAGTGAAGTTTCACCGCGCCCTCACGATACCGGCATGGTGACGTTGATTTCGCAAAATATGTCTGAGTTTGCCTTGCATGTGCGCGCATTTTTGGGCTTGCCCATTGGCACCATTCGTCAGTATGGCGCAGCGGCATCGGCGGTTATTTTACCCGAATTGACCAGCCATAATATTGCTTACCATGGGTTGGAAACCGCCTTGGTCGGTGACACGCAAATTCGTCTATTTGGTAAACCCGATATTGCGGGTAAACGGCGGTTGGGTGTGGCGTTGGCGGTAGCAGATGATATTGATAGCGCGATTGAAGTGGCAAAACGTGCCGCAAGCGCAGTCGTCGTGACTGATAAATAG
- a CDS encoding YoaH family protein, which produces MLAGMPSLSHEEQQEAVERIHQFMSEGMSSGEAIALVAAEIRERHENDPQAMPIFEDSDFDESDESDYRRDNEQDADEIEDPYEG; this is translated from the coding sequence ATGTTAGCGGGTATGCCTTCACTTTCTCATGAGGAACAGCAAGAAGCTGTCGAACGTATTCACCAATTCATGTCGGAAGGAATGAGCAGTGGTGAGGCGATTGCTTTGGTCGCCGCAGAAATTCGCGAGCGGCACGAGAATGATCCACAAGCCATGCCTATCTTTGAAGATTCTGACTTTGATGAGAGTGATGAGTCTGATTATCGTCGTGATAATGAGCAGGATGCGGACGAAATAGAAGATCCGTACGAAGGGTAA
- the pabB gene encoding aminodeoxychorismate synthase component 1 — translation MSVKTLTCKTLPYQPDALLQQFAPLAHQAWAMLLHSGFAEHTHNRFDILVADPQVTLTTRGEQTEIISAQGQELSLEDPFSLLQQQLDKFSPAISPHPDLPFLGGALGLFGYDLGRRVETLPVLAEPDIALPDMAVGLYDWALIADHHLQKLTLVCHGDAEQRLQWLLQQRNPEATLPFKLTSRWQANMSREQYGEKFRQVQEYLHNGDCYQINLAQRFSAEYQGDEWQAFLTLSRSNQAPFSAFIRLEKNAILSVSPERFLWLENHHIQTRPIKGTLPRLDDPEQDRLQAERLANSTKDRAENLMIVDLLRNDIGRVAQPGTVRVPELFVVEPFPAVHHLVSTITAILPTESPPTALLRACFPGGSITGAPKIRAMEIIEQLEPQRRNAYCGNIGYISCCGTMDTNITIRTLLTENGKIYCSAGGGIVADSQEQAEYQETFDKIARILPLLGKS, via the coding sequence ATGAGTGTGAAAACCCTGACCTGCAAAACCTTGCCTTATCAACCAGATGCCCTGCTCCAGCAATTCGCCCCCCTTGCCCATCAAGCTTGGGCCATGTTGCTGCACTCCGGATTTGCTGAACACACCCATAACCGTTTTGATATTCTGGTCGCCGACCCGCAAGTCACTCTCACCACGCGGGGCGAGCAAACAGAAATTATCAGTGCGCAAGGCCAGGAGCTTTCCCTCGAAGATCCATTCTCTTTATTGCAGCAGCAATTGGATAAGTTTTCTCCCGCTATTTCGCCCCACCCTGACCTACCTTTTTTGGGCGGAGCATTAGGGCTATTTGGTTATGATTTGGGCCGACGGGTTGAGACACTACCGGTGCTGGCCGAGCCAGATATCGCCTTACCGGACATGGCCGTCGGCCTGTATGACTGGGCCTTGATTGCCGATCATCATTTGCAAAAACTGACACTGGTCTGTCATGGCGATGCTGAACAGCGCTTGCAGTGGTTGCTGCAACAAAGAAACCCCGAAGCCACTTTGCCATTTAAGTTAACCAGCCGGTGGCAGGCCAATATGTCGCGAGAGCAATATGGTGAAAAATTCCGGCAAGTTCAGGAATATTTGCACAATGGCGACTGTTATCAGATTAATTTGGCCCAAAGATTCAGTGCGGAGTATCAGGGTGATGAATGGCAAGCTTTTCTGACATTGAGCCGCAGTAATCAAGCGCCTTTTTCGGCTTTTATTCGCTTAGAAAAAAATGCAATTTTGAGTGTGTCACCGGAGCGTTTTCTATGGTTGGAAAATCATCATATTCAAACCCGCCCGATTAAAGGTACTTTGCCGCGGCTGGATGACCCCGAACAAGATCGTTTGCAAGCGGAGCGGTTAGCTAATTCCACTAAAGATCGCGCTGAAAACCTGATGATTGTTGACCTGCTGCGCAATGATATTGGCCGAGTTGCACAGCCGGGCACCGTGCGGGTTCCGGAGCTGTTTGTGGTCGAGCCTTTCCCGGCGGTGCATCATTTGGTCAGCACCATTACCGCAATTCTGCCCACCGAATCACCGCCAACCGCATTATTGCGCGCCTGCTTCCCCGGCGGCTCGATAACGGGTGCGCCGAAAATTCGGGCCATGGAAATCATCGAACAATTGGAACCCCAGCGCCGCAACGCCTATTGCGGCAACATTGGCTATATTAGTTGCTGTGGCACGATGGACACCAATATCACCATCCGCACTCTACTGACTGAAAACGGCAAAATATATTGTTCTGCCGGCGGCGGAATTGTGGCTGACAGTCAGGAACAAGCTGAATACCAAGAGACATTTGATAAAATCGCCCGAATATTACCCTTACTGGGAAAGAGTTAA